A window of the Tiliqua scincoides isolate rTilSci1 chromosome 5, rTilSci1.hap2, whole genome shotgun sequence genome harbors these coding sequences:
- the LOC136653965 gene encoding olfactory receptor 4Q3-like, with the protein MNGSTVTQFILLGFSGSQSAQLLVLLLVLTCYTIVLVGNLLIMVTVWTDTKLFQCPMYFFLANLSLLDISLGSVATPKLLTDLLFSGCTISYGECMVQIFTAHFLAGVEVFVLSVMAYDRYVAICHPLRYTTIMDRQHCLSLLILCWVGGLIHGIFQAVVTAQLPLCGPNILDNFFCDIAQLKKLACSDIYVSEMLYVYSDSLIILPNLLTLLVSYVTILATLCGRFGKGGRKGLSTCGSHLMVVFLLYGPLLFVYMKPSATSKVDKMASIFYMIVTPALNPLIYSLRNKEMKGALGKLKNKCKHFLLNHQE; encoded by the coding sequence ATGAATGGATCCACCGTTACACAGTTTATCTTGCTGGGCTTTTCTGGCTCCCAGTCTGCTCAGTTGTTAGTTTTACTTCTGGTCTTGACCTGCTACACCATTGTCCTTGTGGGCAACTTGCTGATCATGGTGACTGTGTGGACAGACACCAAGCTATTTCAatgccccatgtatttcttccttgccaatctgtccctccttgacataTCTTTGGGGTCGGTGGCAACCCCAAAACTACTGACTGATCTATTGTTTAGTGGCTGTACAATTTCTTATGGAGAATGTATGGTCCAGATATTTACTGCCCACTTCTTGGCAGGTGTAGAAGTTTTCGTCCTCAGTGtgatggcctatgatcgctatgtggccatctgtcACCCGCTGAGGTACACGACCATCATGGATCGGCAGCACTGCCTCAGTCTTCTCATACTTTGCTGGGTAGGAGGTCTCATTCATGGCATCTTCCAAGCAGTGGTCACCGCCCAGCTACCATTATGTGGACCGAATATCctggacaatttcttctgtgacatcgcACAGTTAAAAAAATTGGCCTGTTCAGACATCTATGTGAGTGAGATGCTCTATGTTTACAGTGACAGTTTGATCATTCTACCCAACCTTCTGACCTTGCTGGTTTCATACGTCACCATCTTGGCCACTCTCTGTGGCCGTTTTgggaagggtggcaggaagggACTCTCCACCTGCGGCTCCCACCTGATGGTAGTCTTCCTCCTCTATGGTCCCCTTTTATTTGTGTATATGAAGCCCTCTGCCACTTCAAAAGTGGACAAGATGGCCAGCATCTTCTACATGATAGTCACCCCTGCCCTCAATCCTCTCATTTATAGTCTGAGGAACAAAGAGATGAAAGGAGCCCTGGGGAAGTTGAAGAATAAATGTAAACATTTCCTGCTCAATCATCAGGAGTAG
- the LOC136653964 gene encoding olfactory receptor 4Q3-like gives MNGSTVTQFVLLGFSGSQSAQLLVLLLVSICYTIVLVGNLLILVTVWTDTKLFQCPMYFFLANLSLLDISLGSVASPKLLTNILISRCTISYAGCMVQIFTVHFFEAVEMFLLAVMAYDRYVAICHPLRYTTIMDRQRCISLLLLCWVGGLIHGISQTMITTRLPFCGPNILDNFFCDITQLKKLSCSDIFVSEILYVFSDSLIILPNLLTLLVSYVTILVTLCGRFGKGGRKGLSTCGSHLMVVFLLYGPLLFVYLKPSSASKVDKMASIFYLVVTPVLNPLIYSLRNQEMKGAMAKLKNKCKHFLLNQQ, from the coding sequence ATGAATGGATCCACCGTTACACAGTTTGTCTTACTGGGCTTTTCTGGCTCCCAGTCTGCTCAGCTGTTAGTTTTACTTCTGGTCTCGATCTGCTACACCATTGTCCTTGTGGGTAACCTGCTGATCTTGGTGACTGTGTGGACTGATACCAAGCTCTTTCAgtgccccatgtatttcttccttgccaatctgtCCCTCCTTGATATCTCTTTGGGGTCAGTAGCTTCACCTAAACTACTGACCAATATTCTGATTAGCAGGTGTACCATTTCTTATGCAGGCTGCATGGTCCAGATATTTACTGTCCACTTCTTTGAAGCTGTAGAAATGTTCCTTCTGGCTGTCATGGCAtatgatcgctatgtggccatctgccacccactgaggTACACAACCATCATGGACCGGCAGCGCTGCATCAGTCTCCTCCTACTTTGCTGGGTAGGAGGCCTCATTCATGGCATCTCCCAGACAATGATCACCACCCGGCTACCATTCTGTGGACCGAATATCCTGGACAATTTCTTTTGTGACATCACCCAGTTAAAAAAGCTGTCCTGTTCAGATATCTTTGTGAGTGAGATTCTCTATGTTTTCAGTGACAGTTTGATCATTCTACCCAACCTTCTGACCTTGCTGGTTTCATATGTCACCATCCTGGTCACCCTCTGTGGTCGATTTgggaagggtggcaggaagggACTCTCCACCTGTGGCTCCCACCTGATGGTCGTCTTCCTCCTCTATGGTCCCCTTTTATTTGTGTATTTGAAACCCTCCTCCGCTTCAAAGGTGGACAAGATGGCCAGCATCTTCTACCTGGTTGTCACTCCTGTCCTCAATCCTCTCATTTATAGTTTGAGGAACCAAGAGATGAAGGGAGCCATGGCAAAGTTGAAGAATAAATGTAAACATTTCCTGCTGAATCAACAGTAG